The sequence TTAAAATTGCGTTTAAACGCGTCTGATAGCCTTTCCCTGATCCTCTGAGCCACGCCAAAACATCGGCATCAATGCGGACAGAAGCATGCTGTTTAATAGGACGATAAAAATTACCCCGATGGGCATTTTGCCATGTCACTTCATCCATTGGTGGGATGTCACTAAAATTTATTTCACTTTCCGGCATACCAGCCAGTACTTTCAACTCTGCTTTGCGTTTATCAGTTAATGTTGGTAAGGCATTTTGTTTAATAGTAACTTTTTTCATAATGTTTTCTCTCTGCGCGCGTCGCTCTTCGGGCGCTGATTATTCGAATAATTTCTACTGAATTTTCAAAATTTATCGTGTGTGCGACAAAAACAATAATACAACCTCCAACTTGCCCAATGGTTTGCCAACGCAATTCTCCATTTTCGAAACGATCCTGATGAGATAAATGCATAGGATCATTGAAAACCTGTGCAGCTTCTTCAAATCGAATCCCATGTTTTTTTAAATTTGATGCTGATTTTTCAGGATCCCATTCAAATTGTAGTGACATTGAGCACCTGTAATGACAAAAATGTATATATATTACTGTATATACAATATTGAATTATGTCAATCGGATAGGAAGTTAAATCAAAAAAACATGAAAAATCGCAGTGGTAGCCCCGCCGCGCCTGCCCGCAAAACATGTCGTTTTTTGTGCAGTTGGACAACGCCACTTAGCGTAGGCCAGTACTGCCCTTTTCGGTGATTTCAGGTGGGCAAAAACTTGTGCAAATTTGTGCATTTTTGTGCAAATCCATGCACTTATTTTTTAATAAAAACAAAGATCACTAAAACAAGAAGAAAAAGCCTTTTTGATATTTAACATTTTAACAAAATAATAACTTATTTTGCGCTAAAAAAAGGGGGTATGCGTCGGAAAACGGTTACAACAGTTAGAATGCGCAAAAAAAGGACTTAACTCCATAATTAAAATACGATTTTTTTGTAACCTTCAAACGGTTACAGTGGGGTTACAAAACAGAATAAAAAAGTTACATTGTTATAAATCAATAAGTTAAGTTTTTAGTTTTAAACGTTTTGTAACCGTTACATGTAACCCTACTGTAACCATTTTGTAACCGTTTAAAGTTTTTAAAATATATTATATTATCAATTAATTATAATAGTTTTTTATTTTTGTAACCATTGTAACCGTTTTCCGACACATACCCCAAAATTTTGAAAATAGATAATAACGATTAAATGATGAACAGTTATGTTAAATAAATATTAACGTTTATGTATGATGAATATCTTGCTATTTTGGCTGTGAGTTAATCGCTCGTGGTGATGTCTGGAAAATATCGCTAAACGATATAGCTTAAGTCGCTTAGCGAATTTAAATAGGTCTTGGTAATGGGTAACTAAGGAAGGAATTTTTTAAGTTTATTCTCTAAAGATTTTACTTTATTATATTCTGTTGTAATCAAGTTGAACTTATCTTCAATATTCATTTTGAATGATAACCCTAGACTTATTATTGATAAGATAAAAATTATCATAATAATAAGTATTAATCCTGATAATAAGTTCCTGCGTTTTATATTATTTTTTATTTCCTCAATATCTTTTTGAATATCATTCAATGACATTTCTTGTTTCTTTTCGGTCATAAATTTACCTTATCGATAGTTAAAATCTGTGACATCCTGCCAAGAAGAATGGGTTCTTATATTACTTGACAGGAAGTTAAATGTAACCATTTATGATAGCTGACCAGTCAAAAATTGATATCAATAGTTATATAATCGCTAATATCA is a genomic window of Arsenophonus apicola containing:
- a CDS encoding BrnA antitoxin family protein, which gives rise to MKKVTIKQNALPTLTDKRKAELKVLAGMPESEINFSDIPPMDEVTWQNAHRGNFYRPIKQHASVRIDADVLAWLRGSGKGYQTRLNAILRAAMLKDLNNKR
- a CDS encoding BrnT family toxin, with the protein product MSLQFEWDPEKSASNLKKHGIRFEEAAQVFNDPMHLSHQDRFENGELRWQTIGQVGGCIIVFVAHTINFENSVEIIRIISARRATRAERKHYEKSYY